The DNA sequence TAGGCCATCGGGTTTTCACGCGGTTCGCCCGACTTCGCGCCGACGGTGTGCAGGATCAACATGTCGAACTGCGCCAGAAAGCCATCAACGGCGCCGTTCTCGCGAATCTGGCTCATCACGCTGGCATGAAAGTCGTTGGGGTTCGTTTCGGTCATGACCTGTGCAATGTCAATCTAACTGACACTATTCCCGACGACGAGTGAAATCCTCGACAAGTCCCTCGACAAACCCGTCGTCAACCGCCTCCCCCGTCACGATCACGCGGTAGTACAGGGGCGCCACCAACAGTTCGGCCAGACGAGCGACATGCACGCCGTCGGACAGCTCCCCTCGCCGCACCGCACGAGCGATCGGAATCTGGTCGCGCGCCTGCTGTTCGCGCAGATAGCGAGCCCGGAACGCATCCGCGAGCTGCGGATCATGCTGCGACTGGCCAATGAGGGCCCGGAACACCGCACCCGCGTCATCGGTCGTCAGGAACCGCGCGGTGGCACCCAGGTGGTGCCGCAGGTCGGCCTCGAGGCTGCCCAGATCGGGCGGATCCAACTGCGAAGCGGCATCTTCCAGGAAGACGTCCATCAGCACCTCCGCCTTGGAACTCCACCATCGATAGACGGTCTGCTTGGCCACACCCGCGGCCTTGGCAATGCCTTCCATGGTCACTCCGGCATAGCCCTTGGCGACCAGCAGATCGTCGGCAGCGTGAATAACGGCCTCACGCGCGGTCTCGCTGCGGCCATGCCGGTTTCCGAAATGACGGCGCGCGTCGTCAGCCTCGCGGGGCTTCGCCGTCTCACTCACAGTGACCATCGAATCATCACCCTAGACTAGACGAGACGTTGCGTCTATTCTAAATGGCATGACAACGACACTCCATGAACCCGAATTCGCCACGATTGTGGGCCGCCTCTTCGAGAACGCCTCGCACGATGCACCCCCCGTCGACCGGGACACCTTCCACAAGAAGTCCGTCGAGGAGCGCGTCGAGCTGTTCCAGAACACCTACGTGCCCGTCGCACCCGATGCCGGGCGGCTCCTCTACAGCCTGGTCCGTGCCACCAAGCCGAACACCATCGTCGAGTACGGGCTGTCGTACGGAATCTCGACCCTGCATTCGGCCGCCGCGGTTCGCGACAACGGTTTCGGCCGCATCATCACCACCGAAATGAACACCACGAAGATTGCCGCCTCACGCGCGACCTTCGCCGAGGCCGGGGTGTCCGACCTCATCACCATCCTGGAGGGTGATGCCCGCGAGACGCTGAAGACGATTGATGGACCGATCGAGTTCCTGCTGCTAGACGGCTGGCCCGACCTCGACCTGCCAATTCTCAAGATCCTCGAGGACAAGCTGGCGCCGGGCGCACTGGTCATCGCGGACAACGTCGGATTCGAAAGCAGCAAGCCGTATTTGGAATACATCCGTACCCCGGAGAACGGCTACGTGAGCGTGGCTTCACCCATCGGGGAATGCATGGAGCTCAGCTGCCGTTGTGCGTAACGGCGCAATCTCACAGAAGCGTTGGCGGCGGTCGTCTCGCCAAAGTCTCCCGCCGCCAACGCCTTCAGAACCACTCCAGGAAGGTGTGGCATGTCCAAATCTACTCTCGGCCTGACGGCCGCGGCGTGCACTTCGTTCGCATTGCTGTGTGCGGCGCCCGCATCCGCGGGACCCAAATCACCTCAGACACCCAGCGAACTCGGCGCCGAGCTCCAATCACAGGGCTATAAAGTTCAGTACGAGCGAATCGGCAACTGTGCCTTGGATGCCGGATCGGTTGTCGGCACCCGGATCGGCCCGGCGGTCTGGGCGGATACCACCACGCAGACCAAGGCCGGTGGCGGCGTCGGCGACGGTGCCGGCACCCGCGGAGGTGTCACCTGGAGCCATGACGTGGACCACCAGATCGCCTACATCACGGTGGCGTGCAAACGCGCGGCCAAATGATCCACGCCGTGCACGAGATCCGGTCGCGATGGCAGCGGCATGGTTGGCAAATAATCAGGTGCGCCAGCGGCCCCGGGGAATTAGCATGCCTGAAATCGTCAGTGCCACAGGGTAGCTGGGGACGCCCGGAGCGGAGGACTTCGCAGCTTCTATGCTAGCGACGTGCGCACGACCGAGACCAGGCCCACCATTCGGGTCAGTGCTGTCGTACTACGGAACGACCGCGGCGCGGTCCTGACTGTCCGCAAGCGCGGCAGCACCCGCTTCATGCTGCCCGGAGGTAAGCCCGACGCGGGTGAGAGCGCCGCGCAGACCGCGGTGCGCGAGGTCCGTGAAGAGCTCTCGGTGCATCTGGAACCGGCGGCCCTGCAACCGGTCGGAGTCTTCAGAGCCGCGGCCGCGAACGAACCCGGATTCGATGTCGAGTCGACAGTCTTCGAGCATCCACCGGTATCGGTCAGCCAACCCGCCGCCGAGATCGAAGAACTGCGTTGGCAGTCACTCGATGAGCCCTACCCCACAGACCTGGCGCCGCTGCTCGCGGAGCACGTGCTCCCCACCCTGTCCGGGAAGCGACCGCGGCCATAGCGCCCCGGGGCGACCGCGGCCATAGCGCCCAGGGGCGCCCGCCGCAGGTACTACAGGGTTGCGTCCAGTTGCCCTAGCCGGTCGGTAAGCCTCAAATTCTCCGAGTAGTCAACCGGGCAGGCGATCAGTGAGACGCCATCATCGTCAAGGGCGGCTTGCAGCGTCGGCTGTAATTGGTCGGCGGCGGTGATGCGATAGCCCTTGGCTCCAAAGCTCTCCGCGTAGGAAACGATATCGGGGTTGGTGAACGAGACGTGATGGTGTTCGCCAAGTTCTAGGTCCATCTTCCACTCAATGAGCCCGTAGCCACCGTCCTCCCAGATCAGCACCACCAGCGGGATCTGCTCGCGTACGGCAGTCTCGATCTCCTGCGAGTTCATCAGGAACGCCCCGTCACCCGCGACGGCCAGCACCTTCACACCGGGGCGGGCGAGCTTGACGCCAATTGCTCCGGGCAGTGCGAAACCCATGGTGGACAGACCGTTAGAGACAAGACAGGTATTGGGCTCGTACGTCGGGTAAAGGCGCGCCATCCACATCTTGGTGGCGCCGGTATCGACTAGCACGATGTCACTGCGGCCCAACGTGGCCCTGATGTCAGCCACAATCCGCTGCGGGGCCATGGGGAAACGCGAATCCTGCTGTCCTCGAGAAAATTCCTCTACAAGCAGGGCGGATCCAGGAGCGGAGGCACAGTCGAACCGATGCCCGGCCAGTGCGTCGGTAAGCGCGTTTACCGACGCACTGATATCACCGATGATTCCCACCGACACCGAGTAGTGTGCGTCGACCTCGGCCGGGAACCTGTGGATGTGGATGATCTCCTTGTCGCCGAGTGGGTTGATCCGTACGGGGTCGAACTCTTGCAGCTCATACCCCACCGCAACGATCACATCGGCCTGCTCAAAGCCGAAATTGGCGTAGTCGCGCCGCATAAAGCCGACCGTCCCCATGCTATTGGGGTGATCATCGGGCATCGCACCCTTACCGTGGAAGGTATTGGCTACTGGCACGCCAAGCCCCTCGGAGAACCTCATGAGTGCGGCGGTCGCCCCACCACGGGCGGCGCCGTGACCGGCCAGCACCACCGGCCGATGCGCTCGCCGCAGGATGTCGACCGCCCGTTGCACCTGGCCGGCCATCGGCGCTTCTGCATGTACCACATTGCGCGGCAACGGATTCAGTTCATATTCGGCGCTATCGGCGTCGATGTTTTCGGGCACCGCCAGAAAGACGGCCGCCGGCCGTTCGGTCTCCGCGAGTTTGAATGCCTTACGGAACATTTCTGGGATCGCCCGGGCCGTGGGAACGCCGTCCGCCCAGCGGGTAATCGGACGGAACATCGCCACAAGGTCTACGTACTGATGGGATTCCTTGTAGGCCCGGTCCTGCCCCACCTGCGCAGAGATAGCGACCAGGGGCGTGCTGTTGGTCGATGCGTCGGCGACCCCCAGCTGCAGGTTGATCGCACCGGGACCCAACGTGGCAGAAACCACCCCGGCCCGCCCCGTGACCCTGCCGTACATCTCCGCCATGAATGCCGCGCCCTGCTCATGGCGAGTGAGGATGTAGCGGATATCCGACGCCGCGAGCGCCTGGATGAACCGGATGTTCTCCTCCCCCGGTATCCCGAAGACCACGGAAACGCCCTCATTCTCCAAACACTTCACCATTAATTGGGCAGCTGTGCTCATCTTCCCTACGGTAGTGGCACGCTAGAGACATGCCTATCGCAACGATCAACCCGGCCAGCGGAGAGACGATCAAGACCTTCGTACCGGCGTCCGATGAGGAAATCGACGCCGCCATCGGACGTGCACACGACCGGTTCAAGCAGTACCGCACAACGAGTTTCGCCGACCGAACCGCCTGGGCATTAGCTACAGCCGACCTCCTCGAGGCCGAGGCCGATGAGGTCGCCGCCCTGATGACGCTGGAAATGGGCAAGACTTTAGCCTCGGCAAGGGCCGAGGTGCTCAAGTGCGCCAAGGGATTCCGATTTTATGCCGAGAATGCCCCAGCCATGCTCGCCCCGGAATCGGCCGATGCGTCTGCCATCAACGCATCACGCGCCTACGCCCAGTACCAGCCCCTGGGGGTGATACTGGCCGTGATGCCGTGGAACTTCCCCCTTTGGCAGGCGGTGAGATTCGCGGCGCCCGCACTCATGGCAGGCAACGTGGGCCTGCTCAAACATGCGTCGAACGTGCCACAGTCCGCGCTGTATCTCGCCGATGTGATCGCTCGCGGCGGATTCCCCGACGGCTGCTTCCAGACACTGCTGGTGCCATCGGGTGCGGTCGAACGGATTCTTCGTGACCCGCGAGTGGCTGCCGCCACGCTCACCGGAAGCGAACCGGCGGGGCGCTCGGTGGCCGCGATTGCCGGCGATGAAGTGAAACCCACTGTTCTCGAGCTCGGCGGCAGCGACCCGTTTATCGTAATGCCGTCGGCGGACCTTGAGCGGGCCGTCTCGACCGCGGTCACGGCCAGAGTCCAGAACAATGGCCAATCCTGTATCGCCGCGAAGAGATTCATCGCCCATCGCGATATCTACGACGACTTCCTGTCCAGGTTTGTCGACAAAATGGCTGCCTTACGCGTCGGCGACCCGACGGATCCGGCCACCGAGGTCGGACCGTTGGCTACCGAGCAGGGCCGTGACGAGGTCGACAAGCAGGTCCAGCAGGCCCTCGCGGCCGGCGCCACCGTCCGCTGCGGCGGCGTACGCCCAGATGGCCCAGGGTGGTACTACCCGCCTACCGTCATCACCGATATCACCAAGGACATGCCGATATTTGGCGAGGAGGTGTTCGGTCCGGTCGCCTCGGTCTACCGCGCAACCGACATCGAGGAAGCAATCGAGATCGCCAACGCCACATCGTTCGGCCTCGGCGCCAACGCCTGGACTGGCGAAGAAGCCGAGCAACAACGCTTCATCAACGACCTCGACGCCGGACAGGTCTTCATCAACGGTATGACGGTGTCCTACCCGGAGGTTCCATTCGGCGGCATCAAACGCTCGGGGTACGGCCGCGAACTCTCGGCCCATGGCATCCGCGAGTTCTGCAATATCAAGACGGTCTGGATCGCCTGAGCGGGCAGCACTGGTCCCTGAAAGGCAGAAGGCCCCCCGAACATTCGGGGGGTCTTCTCTTCTTGTGGAGCTGCCGGGAATTGAACCCGGGTCCAACGGCCGTTCATTAAGGCTTCTCCGTGCGCAGTTCGCTATGCCTCTACTTGGATCTCTCGGTCTCGCGAACAAGCCGAGATGACGATCCCAGTCGCTGTTTGATTTCCCTACGGGTCCCGCGACCGAACCCGTAGGTTTGTCCCTCTAGCTGATGCCAGGGTCCGGGCCGAGGGCGCTCCCGGTCTGACAGACACGCAGTCGCTTAGGCAGCGAGTGCGTAGTCGCGCTGATGAGAATCGGCGCTTAATTGGTTGCAATGACGCTTACGGTGGTCTCTTGCCTGCACCGGCACGCTTCCCTTAAGTCGAGACTCGCTGTCGAAACCTTTCAGCCCCGTCACCCCGCCGACCTTCGGTGGGACACTCCATCCTACCGCCGCATATCCACGAAGCCACCGAATTACCCGCCCGCGCCACGGTAGCGTGCTGGAAATCGCCAAACCTGGGGAGTCCACCATCATGCGCATGCTGCTGAGTGCTTACGCCGCCGTTATGGCCGGCGCCACCGTATTCGCTGCTCAGGCGTCTGCCGACCCGTCGGTACCCAACCTCGACGGCTACGCACCGGTCGAGCCCACCGCCTATGAGACGTACTCCGCATACGCCACGACGGGTGTGCAGTTCCTCACCCCCGACGGCCTGCGCTGCCGCATCACCTCAAACTCCCGGGCCACCGGCCTCGAGGGCACGTGCTGGGGCAAGCTGCCCGGCGTCGCGGGCGACGAGAACATCGCCACGGTGTCGCTCAACACCCCGGCCGCGAGCCTGACCCACATGCCCGATCTAGGCCAGCAGGAGATTGTCGCGCGGCCCGACGCGTCACCGGCCGGCCCGGCGCCCGTTGACCCCAGCGCCTACCACCCGCTGGCCTCTGGACAGAAGATCACCTACGGCCTCAGGGCCACCGACAAGATGATCACGTGCGCCGTAAGCGATCAACGCGAGACGATCTGCGTACTGCCCAACAATTTCACCGGCGACAGTCCGCACGGATTCGTGCTGTCCCCCGCCGGCAGCCGGGCCTTCTAGCCGTCGCCGAGACCGAGGTTGTGGCGAAAAGATGCGAGACGAATCAGCCACAACCTCGGTCTCGGCACAAGCGGGGAGCGGAGCCTTCTAGCGCGCGTCCTCGAGCACCTGCAAGGCGGCGTTGTATCCGGGGATGAAAGAAATCGCTGGTCCACCATGACATCCCGCACTCCCGAGGTATAGACCCTCGACGGGCAACGGATGATCGCGGTATCCGCGTGGCCCCGGCCTGTTGACTCCGATTTGGTCGGCGTGAACTAACCCGAAGCAATAGTCGCCACCCGGCGCTCCGAACATGGTGCCCATGTGCCGGGGCGTGAATGTGGTGTGCCGCAGCACGATGTCCTCGAAATTGGGAGCCAGCCGGGAAATCTTGTCGATGACCCGCTGCCCCATCTCCGCCTTCATCTCGCCATACCGGGCATGCTCTGTCTCGACCGGAAACCACAGGGCGAACGCCGAGGCCGCGTACTTGCCCTCCGGCGCCAGCTGCCGATCGTGCAGGGACGGGATCTGGAACACCACAGCGGGATCGGCGGGCACGATCCCCCGCCGACAGTCTTCCCACTGCGCCTGCAGCTCTTCGGGCGTGCTGTACATCCCGACGGTCGATTGCATTTGCGGATCATTCAGACTCTCGTACGGCGCGACGAACTCCGGCAGCGCCGCAAGAGCGAAATGCATCTGCAGATAGCTGCCACGGTGATCCACCCGCGCGAACCGGTCACGCTGATCCGGCGGAACCGCCGAGGAATCCAACATCTCCACCACGGTGAGATCGGGTGCGATACACGAAACGACCACCGGCGCGGTGATTGTCGATCCATCGTCCAAGGCGACTCCGGTCACCCGGCCATCCGCGGTGCGGATTTCGGTGACCTTGCTACGCAGTCGCACCTCTCCACCGTGTCCGACGAAGAGGTCATGCAGATGCGATGTCAACGCTCCAATGCCGCCGCGGAGCTTCTTCATCTGCAACGCGGTGGCATCCGGCATCGCCAACCCGAAGGCCAGTGCGGCTGCGCTACCAGGAGTTTCCGGACCTCGATAGGTCATGTTGAGCGCCAGGAATGCCAACATCCCGCGCAGCGCACCGTGTTTCTCCTTGTCGGGAAAATACCGGTCCAGCACGTCGGTCACCGACCCGAAGAGCATCTCGTTGATGCTGGCACGCTCGAATTCATTTGTCGCGCAGCCGTACATCTCGTCAAATGTCTTCGGCGGCAGTCCTACCTCGAATCGCCCCAATGCCCTCGTCGGCGCTTGACTCCACGCCATGATCCCCGCCATGCCGTTGACAGCCTCGGCTCCGTGCGCCTCGTTGAGATGGGTCAACAGCTTCATCGGATCGCTGTAGTAGATAACCGGATCGTCGCCGATTCCCCTGAGCGCCACAGAAACAACGTCCAGGTCGACCGACGGCAAGGTGTCGAGGCCAAGGTCGCGGCTCAGGACGGCGGATGTCGGAAACTGGACCGATCCGGCGATCTCGAATCGGTACCCGTCAAACAGCTCTACCGTCGAGGCCATGCCGCCGGAGTAGAGCTTGGCGTCCAGGCAGACCGTACGCAGCCCCGACTGCTGAAGTTTCGCCGCGGCGGTAAGCCCGTTATGCCCGGCGCCGATCACGATCGCTTCGAAGTCCGCCATCACGCCACGCTGACACGGCTCACCAAGTTTTGTCAATAGTGACAAAACTTGGTTTCAGGGCATATCGCCGATTCCCGCCTTCAAGAAATCCAGCGCGGTGCGACTCCGCCGCGTGAGCTCCTCGGGCGAATGGTCCTCGCCGAGCATCCACGCATCCATGGCACCGAAGACCGCCGCGGCAATACAGCGCGCCGTCACGGTATTGCGCAGGCGCACATCGGGATTGGCATCGCCGCCACCATCACGTATGAGATGCTCCTCGATCACCTCGGCGAATTCGGCCTCCACCTGCCGGATATGCCGCACGATGCGCGCCCGATCGAGCTCCTGGTTGCGCAACGTCGCGATCTTGACCACCGCGTCGACGTCGTAGGGGGCGCTGAAGATCGCCGACTCCACCGATTCCAGGATGGGTTCGCCCGCAGTTCTCGCATCCAGAGCGCTGCGAAACCATTCCAGACCGAGGTCGTAGTCCAGAAAGAGCAGATCATGTTTGGACTCGAAATGGCGATAGAAGGTTCGCAGCGAGACACCGGCATCCGCCGCAATCTGCTCGACGGAAGTGTCCTCTACGCCCTGCCCAAGAAAGCGCACTATCGCCGCCTGCCGAAGCGCCGCGCGCGTCCGCTCACTGCGCACAGTCTGGGCAGGTCTGACCATCCTGGAAAGGTACCCCACCGGCAGCCGGAGACAAGTTATGTCACTATTGACAAAATTTGCGCACGCTGCCAGGCTCCCGACATGGTGTCGCTCGTCGTCCACGCGATCCTCGGAATCACCGTCATCGCGCTCATCGTCGCCTCGAATCGGCCGATATTCGCCCGGACCGCAACGGGTCCCGCGTTATCGCTGCTCGAAATCGTGTACTACGTCGTTGGTATCGCCTCGATCGCACTGGGCTGGTACTTCAACATCCGGTACGTCGCCGAGTACCACGTGTCCAACCCGCTCACCGGCTGGATCGACTACATCAAGCTGATGTTCGTCAATCCCGCGGCGGGCTCGGCCAGCCAGGACTACACGATCGGCAATGTCATTCTGCTGCCGCTGATGACGATCATCGACGGGTACCGCCGCGGCATCCGGCGCCCGTGGCTCTACTTCGTATCGAGCCTCTTCACGAGTTTTGCGTTCGCGTGGGCCTTCTACCTGGTCACCGTCGAACGCCAGCGCAGACATCAACCAGCCACGGTCCTCGAATCCGTGTGAGCTACATGCCTTTTGCGCGACGCCCCAGTTCACGGGTGATCTCGCGGGTGGCGTCCCGCTTGGCCAGGTCCTGACGCTTGTCGTGCGCCTGCTTGCCACGGGCCAAGGCCAATTCGACCTTGACCTTGCCGTCCAGGAAATACAGCGACAACGGCACCAGCGTCAGGTTGCCATCGCGGATCTTTCCGACCAGCTGATCAATCTGTGCTCTGTGCAGCAACAGCTTCCGGTTCCGCAGCGGCGCATGGTTGGTCCAGGTGCCGTGGTCGTACTGCGGGATATGTAACGCGCGCAGCCAGACCTCGCCGTCATCGACGGTAGCGAAGGCGTCCACCAACGAGGCCTTGCCCTCGCGCAGGCTCTTGACCTCTGTGCCCACCAGCTGCACCCCGGCCTCGTACACATCGAGAATCGAATAGTTGTGCCGCGCCTTGCGATTGGACGCGATGATCTGGCGCCCGTCGGTCGGTTTCTTACTCATCGCCAGGACCTATCTACGCACGTACAGACGCAAAGTCACGTACGCGGTCACCCCGGCCAGCAGAATGCCCAGCGCCGCCATCTGAATCGACGCGAGGAAGACATCGCCGTAGGTGATCGGGGCAATCAGGTTGGCCTGAATGAACTGTTCCAGAGCCCCGTTCAGGATGGTCACCCGCGCCACGATCAGACCGATCACCGCCAGCAATACACCGGCAAGCGCAGCGATCACCGCCTCCAACAGGAACGGCAATTGCGTGTACCAACGGGTGGCACCCACCAACCGCATGATGCCCACTTCGGTGCGCCGCGTGTATGCGGCGACCTGAACCATGTTGGCGATCAACAGAACCGCACCAACGGCCTGGATCAGCGCGATCATGAACGCCGCATCACGCAGGCTGTTCAGGACCGCGAACAAGCGGTCGATCAGATCCTTCTGATTGAGCACGCCCTTCACACCGGGCTTGCCGACGAAAGACTCATCGAAATCTGCGTGTGTCTCCGGTTCCTTGAGCTTGACGATGAAGGAGGCCGGGAACGCATCCTTGCTCACATCCTTCATCAAGTCCCGGAACTGCGGCAGTCGCTTCTCGGCGTCCGCGTACGCGTCCTCACGGTTCACGAAACGCACCGACTTGATGTCGGAACGCTTCTCGATCTCGTCGCGCAGGCTTTTGCAGATATCGCTGCTGCAGTTGGTGTCGCTGGCCGACAGGTCCTCGGTGAGGAAGATCTGCGTCTCCACGCGGTCCAGGTAGATGGCCTTCGAGTTCTTGGCAAGCGATATCACCAGCAGACCACCACCGAACAACCCGATCGCGATGGCGGTCGTGATGATCATCGCCACGGTCATCGTCACATTGCGGCGCAGGCCGGTGAGTACCTCGTTGAACAGGAATCCAAAACGCATGTTCTATTCCACTTACCTATCTACCCCGTAGACACCGCGCTGCTCGTCGCGGATCAGCTTGCCCAGTTCCAGCTCGATCACGCGCTGGCGCATCGAGTCGACGATGTGATGGTCGTGGGTCGCCATCAGCACGGTAGTGCCGGTGCGGTTGATCCGCTCCAGCAGCGCCATGATGTCCTCACTCGTCTCGGGATCCAGGTTCCCGGTCGGCTCGTCGGCCAGCAGCACCAGCGGGCGGTTGACGAACGCGCGCGCGATACCGACGCGCTGCTGCTCGCCACCGGACAGCTCCGAGGGCAGCCTGCTGGCCTTGCCGGTCAGGTTCACCATCTCCAGCACCTCGGGAACGATGCGGTTGATGATGTCCGTCTGCTTGCCGATCACCTCGAGTGCGAAGGCCACATTCTCATACACCGTCTTTTGCTGGAGCAGCCGGAAGTCCTGGAACACACAGCCGATCGTCTGCCGAAGGTGCGGGATCTCGCGGCCGCGCAGCTTGTTGACGTGGAACTTGGAAACCTGGATTTCGCCCTTGGTGGGCAGCTCTTCACCCAGCAGCAGTCGCATGAATGTCGACTTACCCGAACCCGAAGGACCGATGAGGAACACAAACTCGCCCTTGTCGATCTCGAGGCTCACGTTGTCCAACGCGGGCCGAGCCGACGATTTGTAGAGCTTGGTTACCTTGTCGAGGCTGATCACGGCACGCCAGTGTAGCCGGGAAACCCGTGATGACCGTGAGGGCGCACTAGGGCGCCGGGGTCGCGGGAGCCGGAGGCGGCGCACCCGGCAGGGGCGGAAGCTGCGGCGGGACCACCCAGGGAGGCAACCATCCGGGCGGCTGAGGTGCGGTCGTCGTCGGGGGTGTCGGCGGTGTTCCGCTGGGCGTCGACGTCGGGAATGTGGTGACGATGGTGTTCGTCGGCTCCGCCGTCGTGGTCGTGGTGGGCGCAGTCGTGGTCACCGGACGCCTCGTGGTGCTCGGCACAGGCCGCGGCGCGGTCGTGGTGACGCTGGGCGTGGGCACCCAGGTGTATCCGGGAGGCGGCTGCGGCGGCGCGGGCTCCGGCTTGTTGATCTCGTAGAGCCAGCTTGCCGCGACGAACGCAAGAATGAGCACGGCGGTCGAGGTACGGATCCTGACCTTTGCCCTGATCTTGGTTCCCCAGGACAGGAGCTTTTCCCATAAAGGTTCCTGGCGAGGTTCACTCATTTGAGATCCTCGTCCTTCACGATCGGTTGCGGCTTGGTGTCAACACCCTCGTCGCGCCCCTCGTCGCGTTTGTTGTCGCGTTTGAGCTCTCCGGAGCTCGACGACGACATGGTGCGCACCACCGGGCGACTGTCCCCCACCAGCGCGACGCCCGCCTTGGCCAGCGCCGCGATCACCTTGGCGCGCAGCCGCCGTCCCACCTCGAACTGCTTACCGGGCAGCGACCGCGCCACCATACGCACGTTGACCCGGTCCACCTCGATGCTCTCCACACCCATCAGCGACGGGGCGTCGAGCAGTAGCTGAGACAGATCGCGGTCCACCAGCGCCTGCTGACAGACGTCATACAACACATCGTTGACCCGGGCCAGGTCCACGCTCGTCGGCACCGGAATATCGACGACCGCGCGGGCCCAATCCTTGGAAAGGTTGACCGCCTTGACGATCAACCCGTTCGGAATGGTGATGACCTCGCCCTCGCTCGACCGCAACTTGGTAACCCGCAGAGTGACCTCCTCGACAGTCCCCCGGGACTCGGTGGTCTGCCCCTGCACGTACAGC is a window from the Mycobacteroides salmoniphilum genome containing:
- a CDS encoding TetR/AcrR family transcriptional regulator — protein: MSETAKPREADDARRHFGNRHGRSETAREAVIHAADDLLVAKGYAGVTMEGIAKAAGVAKQTVYRWWSSKAEVLMDVFLEDAASQLDPPDLGSLEADLRHHLGATARFLTTDDAGAVFRALIGQSQHDPQLADAFRARYLREQQARDQIPIARAVRRGELSDGVHVARLAELLVAPLYYRVIVTGEAVDDGFVEGLVEDFTRRRE
- a CDS encoding O-methyltransferase, with product MTTTLHEPEFATIVGRLFENASHDAPPVDRDTFHKKSVEERVELFQNTYVPVAPDAGRLLYSLVRATKPNTIVEYGLSYGISTLHSAAAVRDNGFGRIITTEMNTTKIAASRATFAEAGVSDLITILEGDARETLKTIDGPIEFLLLDGWPDLDLPILKILEDKLAPGALVIADNVGFESSKPYLEYIRTPENGYVSVASPIGECMELSCRCA
- a CDS encoding NUDIX hydrolase, with translation MRTTETRPTIRVSAVVLRNDRGAVLTVRKRGSTRFMLPGGKPDAGESAAQTAVREVREELSVHLEPAALQPVGVFRAAAANEPGFDVESTVFEHPPVSVSQPAAEIEELRWQSLDEPYPTDLAPLLAEHVLPTLSGKRPRP
- a CDS encoding acetolactate synthase large subunit, encoding MSTAAQLMVKCLENEGVSVVFGIPGEENIRFIQALAASDIRYILTRHEQGAAFMAEMYGRVTGRAGVVSATLGPGAINLQLGVADASTNSTPLVAISAQVGQDRAYKESHQYVDLVAMFRPITRWADGVPTARAIPEMFRKAFKLAETERPAAVFLAVPENIDADSAEYELNPLPRNVVHAEAPMAGQVQRAVDILRRAHRPVVLAGHGAARGGATAALMRFSEGLGVPVANTFHGKGAMPDDHPNSMGTVGFMRRDYANFGFEQADVIVAVGYELQEFDPVRINPLGDKEIIHIHRFPAEVDAHYSVSVGIIGDISASVNALTDALAGHRFDCASAPGSALLVEEFSRGQQDSRFPMAPQRIVADIRATLGRSDIVLVDTGATKMWMARLYPTYEPNTCLVSNGLSTMGFALPGAIGVKLARPGVKVLAVAGDGAFLMNSQEIETAVREQIPLVVLIWEDGGYGLIEWKMDLELGEHHHVSFTNPDIVSYAESFGAKGYRITAADQLQPTLQAALDDDGVSLIACPVDYSENLRLTDRLGQLDATL
- a CDS encoding NADP-dependent succinic semialdehyde dehydrogenase, whose translation is MPIATINPASGETIKTFVPASDEEIDAAIGRAHDRFKQYRTTSFADRTAWALATADLLEAEADEVAALMTLEMGKTLASARAEVLKCAKGFRFYAENAPAMLAPESADASAINASRAYAQYQPLGVILAVMPWNFPLWQAVRFAAPALMAGNVGLLKHASNVPQSALYLADVIARGGFPDGCFQTLLVPSGAVERILRDPRVAAATLTGSEPAGRSVAAIAGDEVKPTVLELGGSDPFIVMPSADLERAVSTAVTARVQNNGQSCIAAKRFIAHRDIYDDFLSRFVDKMAALRVGDPTDPATEVGPLATEQGRDEVDKQVQQALAAGATVRCGGVRPDGPGWYYPPTVITDITKDMPIFGEEVFGPVASVYRATDIEEAIEIANATSFGLGANAWTGEEAEQQRFINDLDAGQVFINGMTVSYPEVPFGGIKRSGYGRELSAHGIREFCNIKTVWIA
- a CDS encoding phytoene desaturase family protein — protein: MADFEAIVIGAGHNGLTAAAKLQQSGLRTVCLDAKLYSGGMASTVELFDGYRFEIAGSVQFPTSAVLSRDLGLDTLPSVDLDVVSVALRGIGDDPVIYYSDPMKLLTHLNEAHGAEAVNGMAGIMAWSQAPTRALGRFEVGLPPKTFDEMYGCATNEFERASINEMLFGSVTDVLDRYFPDKEKHGALRGMLAFLALNMTYRGPETPGSAAALAFGLAMPDATALQMKKLRGGIGALTSHLHDLFVGHGGEVRLRSKVTEIRTADGRVTGVALDDGSTITAPVVVSCIAPDLTVVEMLDSSAVPPDQRDRFARVDHRGSYLQMHFALAALPEFVAPYESLNDPQMQSTVGMYSTPEELQAQWEDCRRGIVPADPAVVFQIPSLHDRQLAPEGKYAASAFALWFPVETEHARYGEMKAEMGQRVIDKISRLAPNFEDIVLRHTTFTPRHMGTMFGAPGGDYCFGLVHADQIGVNRPGPRGYRDHPLPVEGLYLGSAGCHGGPAISFIPGYNAALQVLEDAR
- a CDS encoding TetR/AcrR family transcriptional regulator; its protein translation is MVRPAQTVRSERTRAALRQAAIVRFLGQGVEDTSVEQIAADAGVSLRTFYRHFESKHDLLFLDYDLGLEWFRSALDARTAGEPILESVESAIFSAPYDVDAVVKIATLRNQELDRARIVRHIRQVEAEFAEVIEEHLIRDGGGDANPDVRLRNTVTARCIAAAVFGAMDAWMLGEDHSPEELTRRSRTALDFLKAGIGDMP
- a CDS encoding DUF2834 domain-containing protein, yielding MVSLVVHAILGITVIALIVASNRPIFARTATGPALSLLEIVYYVVGIASIALGWYFNIRYVAEYHVSNPLTGWIDYIKLMFVNPAAGSASQDYTIGNVILLPLMTIIDGYRRGIRRPWLYFVSSLFTSFAFAWAFYLVTVERQRRHQPATVLESV
- the smpB gene encoding SsrA-binding protein SmpB codes for the protein MSKKPTDGRQIIASNRKARHNYSILDVYEAGVQLVGTEVKSLREGKASLVDAFATVDDGEVWLRALHIPQYDHGTWTNHAPLRNRKLLLHRAQIDQLVGKIRDGNLTLVPLSLYFLDGKVKVELALARGKQAHDKRQDLAKRDATREITRELGRRAKGM